From the genome of Numenius arquata chromosome 9, bNumArq3.hap1.1, whole genome shotgun sequence:
TTGAATTTATCAGGAAACAAGAACTCTGAAATCATGGCGGGGAAACCCAAGCTGCACTACAccaagggaagggggaagatgGAGTCCATCCGATGGCTGTTAGCAGCAGCCGGGGTTGAGGTTTGTACCTTTTTTTATGAAGTGATCAGATTAATCTGTGATTAAAATAGGTGTTCTTTGGAAAGGTTTCCCAATTACATCTATGCTTAGAGATATACACAACATCACATATTGTGATGTGGAATGTTTAGATTCAGTGATACACTCTGGCATGTTGCATTTAATGTATTCCTTGAGCAATAGTCGTGCAGTAACAGGATTTTAACATACAAACAGAATTGTTCAGTGCTGGTTTTGAAACACGCTTTCATCTGAGATCTTACACAGTTTCGGTCTGTAGGAACAATTTATCTGACTTTTTTTCGGAATGCTTATTGCTTCCTTCTGTCTCATGATGGTTTCCCACTGAAAGACCATGCCTAGCGCGTGAAAAAACTTTAGAACACTATCTCCAAACAAAGTGCTTTTCATTCTTTGGGTCAGGACCTGAGTAGGATAAATCAGCAGAGCTGCCCTGAAGGCAGTGGGGGAGCAATCTAGATTCCCATCAGGTGAAAACCATCCTAAGGCGTCTTAATTTCTACATTCAGTTTTGGTTTGAATACGGTGCtttgaaactattttttcagAAACTATTTATACTCCATTggaaataaaaggcttttttaaTGGTGCTCACTCGTGAAAGCTGCTGACAGAGAAGCTGCAGAGCACGAGTGCCAAGGAAACAAAGACCTTGACCTGATTCAAATGtccttctcatttaaaaaaaaaaaaaaaaaaaaaatccagcagggGGAAAGAGGTAGATAAATGCGTAACAGAGGCATAACCTATTAAAAATTTCTCAAAATTTCACACGGCATTAGCTGCTTTTAAGTGAATGATCTGGTGTCTGTTAATTGTTCATGCAGGAAAGTAGACTGGTCTTTATAGTGAAGAAGCTTTTTCTGAAGCGTAAAACATTGTCCATTACTGTAGGGCTGGGGGCACTACAGTCCTGGGTTATTTGCTGGAGCAGAAATGAAGAATAGGAGCAGGGGGTCAACACAATCATGAGAAGAATGTGGAATAGTGTGGAGAAGTGGAGTCAAACTTCCAGGCTCCCTTCCACTTCTCCATTGCCTTTGGAGCGACacgttgttttcttttgttactttTCAGTTTGAGGAAGAATTCATAGAAACAAAGGAAGACCTAGAAAAATTACGCAATGGTGAGTCTGTAAATTCTACCCTAACCATAAATTAACGCCAATATAACAAAAGGACAACTGGTGAGATTTTTGTAAGACTTCCAATACAGTGTGACCTGTAAAGAGGAGATTTGAGAGACCTGCTTGCTTGCAAATGCTTTCATCcctcagaattggaaatgtctTGATGTGTTACCGGGTCCGATTCATTGTAGTACTGCAGCAGTCCGAGTAGTTTGGTGCTTTTTCTCCCCTAGATGGAGTCCTGCTGTTCCAGCAAGTGCCCATGGTGGAGATCGATGGGATGAAGATGGTGCAGACCAGAGCCATCCTCAGCTACATAGCAGCAAAGTACAACCTCTACGGAAAGGACCTGAAGGAGAGAGCCTGGTATGGTAACATACTGTGCATACTGGCCTTGCTAATACTCTTCCATGATTTTTAATATTCATGAGAATAATATGGCTGTGAAATAGCTGCATGTAAAGGTGCGTATGCAGCTGccagtgtttttttcccttacatcCAGGGATTGGGTGAATGGACTTTGTGACTGATCAATGATTGTTAATTGTCAACATAGTGAGAATGTTATCGCCACTTTCGGGCTCGTTTGATTTCACAGAGATCAAAAGTGCAATAAGTTCCTGGGCAACTGCAGGACCTTAGTACAATAATAAAGGCTAAGtgtgccttttatttttctctttaaactggAAAGCAGTAGGAAAAGCTACagatgcctgaaaaaaaaagtagtgtaaaAAGGAAATTTGAACACTTAAagacacttaattttttttcaggcagctgTAGTTTTTCCTAGCTTTCATAGCTGATTTAATAAAAAGACATGTTCAGTGGCTTAATGCTACTGGAAGTTAAACCAATATTTTCCTAACATTACTTTACGGTGTGATCTGTGGATACTTTCCATTGTCATAATTAAAGATCAATGCAAAAGCAAAAAtccttgtttgaaaaaaaaaaaaaaatcatgcaaaaatTCAATTAAGTCCTTAGCCTGACTACCACTTACTGTAAAGGGTTTATTCAGTGGTAAcagaggagcagctctggagATTGTGGTGATTATTATGGACCAGCACATCTGAACTGGCAATTGACAGTCATTTGTTGCTGGGATGCTTTCACGATTAgacctcaaaattatttttttttttctctagcatgGTTTGCATATCTGGTCTTTTCTCCCACAGCATAGATTAACAGGTTATCAATGGAAAACAGTGTGAACTCCACTTTAAATATGTTAGTTGCAGACTCTTACTTAGACATTTTTTGTTGCAGACACTGTGAGCCTGTTCAGAAAGAACTGTGCTTTGAAACAAACTGACCTTGAATCAAAATGGAAGAACAAGATAACAAACTAGTATCTTATGTCATACTAATAAGCATTTTACTAGGAGAATACAGCAttgcatttcaggaaaataaCCAAAAAGGAATGTTCAAAtgataaatgttaaataaaaatgtttgtttcaggATTGATATGTACGTggagggaactacagacctgatGGGAATGATCATGTATCTCCCTTTTCAACCAGCtgacacaaaagaaaagaatcttGCCTTAATCATTGAACGAGCTACAACCAGGTACTTTCCTGTTTATGAAAAGGTAAGTGATAAATCACCAGTACTCCACAAAGACAGTAAAGCGGGGTACAGGTTCCCCCTCAACCCACTCCCCTGGCCCCACACACCTACCTTCCAGAAGGCCAAGTCTCAGTACAACTCTGCAACTGTATGATGGAGCCGGTATTCAGCAATGTGAAAAGAGGGCCACAAGATAATATTTGGCTGGTTTCAGTACTGAGCATTTTTGCTGTCTTCTTTAAAACTCCTCAAAGAGCAGATCCTACCCTTTAAACCTAGCTTAGTGGGTGACAGCTCCTGGCATTTTGCATAAATGCACCATTTAAATACCTGTGCCAGCTTTCCAAACTTATTGCCTGAAAGTCTATATACCCTTGCTGTTCAAAGTTAAATATAATTGTGCTTTATCATTAAGACCTAATTCTGTGATCATTCTCAAACCCATTGCTTAAATATATTATACTTACAGACTATTACTGTCTTTTTCTGAATTTGGGCTATTTGGCCATCCTTGGGTGTACACAAAGAGGCTCTGCAAACAGGATGTATCTAGCTTAAACGCATAAAACAATTTACTGGCCAGAGTGCACTAAAGAGTTAGCCACTAATGAGCTATGAGGTAAAGCATTGGTACGCTTGCCACCCCCAGAGAGCACATGAAGAGTCTTTCTTGGCCAGGCAAAAGCTGCTCAGGAGGGGACGGGTTGTTCTTTGTTTCTCCCTGGAATCCAGCCTGGATGTTACCGAGTTGCCATTTTCCACCAACTTGCtgtttgttctgttgttttgtttttccctttaggATATTTTAGTACTTTCTTTTGTGTTAACATTTTCCTGTTTGAGTTGAACCAGCTGTGACCCACATCTCACTATCCTATTTCTGTTTGTAACTTTACCTTTTGTACCTTGTATGGTTGTACTAAAAAGACTTTCTCGGAGTGCTTTTTTCAGAGCGTGTCAGTCTCCTCAGAAGCCTCTGCCAAGGGTACAAAGCTGCGTTGTTTCAAAGCTGAGCCAGGTTTCTAGCTTGAATCCTTGGTTCACAGGCAGCTGAAATGCATTCAAAAAATACAGGACTTGATGCAATTTCATGTGCCTCTTTATCAGATCCTTAAATTGCACAAGCGAAACCCACAAAGGCTGCCCTTTGAAAGAATAAATTGCACATAAACAACATAAACCAGCACCCCTGTAATCAGAGTTCATATAGCTCCACTGCCATAGCAGTGCAAGGCTGTGCTGACAGAGATTGATGGCACACACTAATCTTTCAAAGATTTGAAGCCTGATAACGTAAGtatttaagttattaaaaaataaaaaagcaaatttagacACCAGTATTCCCCGGACCTGTGCCCAGTTGGCATAAACTACTGTTATGATATGCTTTAGTGTGTGTGATCACTGGAGAAAAGTCTTTAAAACAATCCTTGTTCACTTACGGTAAAGACACAGCTAAACTTTTTCATGATTTTTAACTTAGTTAATTTTGTTAGAACGAGTcataattttcataattttccttctgtactgtcctggtttcagccgagaaagagttaattttctttccagtgattgctgtgaaaggaatgtcaataatgtatattgttttagttgttgctaagggatgtttatacttttcaaggactcttacCAGCTTCCCATAGCAGCTGAGATGGAGCCCAGGCGgcacaatggaatggccaatggaatattctgtgcCATAGGTGTCATGCTTAGTGTACAAATGGGGTTCGGCCGGGGGGTGGGAATCCGCCATCTCTGCTCGGGATGGGCCGGGCCACCAATTCACCGggcggtgagagtgacttgtgtattattttatcattataattattgttattttccttttctgttattgttttattGAACTGTCCTTAATCTCAACCCactagggtggttttttttctcctttcccctctttttctccctcttctccccacccttctggggggaagaggagggtgagcgagtggctgcgAGGCCCTAGTTGGTGGCTGGGGGTTAAACCAGGACATGTACCAGCTTTAAGTTGTCCCTTGATTCAGCTTGGCAGGGTTTGCAGTCCCTGTGTTAAGCAATACTGACGGAAAATACCCCTAGCTCTGAGTGTTCACTTTAAAGTGACTTCACTTTTAGGGTGGCAAAAGGTAATATAGAGCACTGCAGGCAAGCCTGGTTCCCATGCTCTGTTTGGGACTGTCCATGTGGCTTTGATGGACAAGCGGTGGTGGACCTTGTTAGACCAGTATGGGGAATAACAACATGAAGGCATCAGCCTGTCTGTAATGAAATATCTAGATACAACTGTTACATCCtagatgactttttttatttgttcatatTTTGTAGGCCTTAAAAGACCATGGGCATGATTATCTTGTTGGCAACAAATTAAGCTGGGCTGACATCCATCTGCTGGAAGCCATTTTAATGACAGAAGAATGTAAGCCTGATATACTGTCGGCATTCCCTCTGCTACAGGTTAGTAATCATCTGATCTCAGTATGGGATGTAACGTACAAACCTCGCTGCTCAGTTTTAAAGGCTGATTGACATTTAAATCTTTTGAATCTTGAATCTTTTCTCTGGTCTACATCTGTTGACTAAGCAAGCTGGACAGATGCGCGCtgccctgcccccagagctgctggagcgggCGCTCTCCTTTCATCCAGCTCTACCTTTCCCGGGTGTTCTCAGCTGGCAGGAATTCACTTACTGAAGTTTGCTCCTGTAACTGCTGCTTTCATGTCTTCAAACACAGCAGCGAGCATCaggaggggaaggctgtggcCTGTCATGTCTGCAGTTCCTGTCCTCCTGGTTTTGCTagcaaaaattatattttgaagaaaTCACATACAAGAGCTGCTGAGTTTCTTATGTCTTGTCTTCCATGGTGCTTTGCACTGAGGTATTCCTGtccttgcctctttttttttttttgtccaaatatATCTGCAGGATTTGGTTCGGGttgtggtttttgctttttcttttttttttttcttttttcttccacctttacCAGATGAAAACTCTTAATATTAATTTCTCCCATCCCCATCTGGGAAGCTAAGGTAAACTTTATAGCACCAGCGCTGCTGATAAGAATATTCATACCTGGATTTTCCAGAAAGACTAATATGTTATAGGTACGGTTTTGTTATAGGTATGGTTTtgccccatctttttttttttttttaatggaaaatgctaAGTGCTGAGCTGGCTATAAGGAGCTACTACCTTTCTCTGTCTGAGAAGTAAAAATCCAAGTCGCCTGATTTTTAAGCTATAAAGGTTGGAATTATCATTTCCTGACTCTCATTGGCTTTACTGCTGCTTCTTGCAGgcttttaaaggaagaataaGCAACATTCCAACAATCAAAAAATTCTTGCAGCCTGGCAGCCAGAGGAAGCCACCAACAGATGAGAAGTTTGTTGCCGTTGTGAGGAAAATATTCAATATCTAATCATGTGGCTGCTGAAGATAACACACCTGCAGTATGTTACCAGAGCTGTGCCTTCCAGTTTACTAGAGTGTACACTGCACAGATGTATTCTATAGCTTGGATCGTAGAGCCAGTCACACGGTAATTGTTGAAACAGAATACGCTTTTAAATTAGAGTAAAAGGCTGATTTGGACCTGTTGAGTccagaaaatggtatttcatGGAATaattacatgaaataaaatacgATCATACTTTGTGTTTGTTGATTTACAGTACGTGCCTGGGAGGATAAAATGTTTCAGCTGTAGCTTTCGGAGGAGTatagaaaacacacacacacacacgccccacCCTGCTTTATAAACTGCAGGAGAGAAGAGCCACTCCATAAAACTGGAGAACTCATATAAAATCAGGCCTagaattttctggttttgctttctagGTGGTCTCCGAGACCAAAGTTCACTGTCCCCCTGCTGCATTTCACTGCTGTCTCTGTACTTCAGACCTGcagtttaaaagagaaataaatacgtattttaaaaatgaaaaaaaaatattaaaactcacGATCCTCGTAAGTTTATGGGCAAAAGTGAGAAACTTGTTTAATCCCCATATGAATCTCTTAGAAGAGATTTTGTTCACTGAAAGATCAAAGCACATGTGTTTAATGAGCCTGGTGTGGGTTTCATCCATTGAAACCATCAAttctcttgctcttctttttgCTTGCTTGGTCACAGTGAGGAAAATGCTGCCTGAGTGgtattttctaagattttttaCCTTCTCCAGTCACTTCCCAAGCAGTTGTAAAGAGAACTGCATTGGCTACTTACCTTTTCAGTAAAAGAGTTAGTTTTATCTCAACAGCGTTTAAAGCATTCGCTACTATTTCAGATTCTTCACCCTAATTTCATGGGAACCATCACTGTCGCCTTTAAGAACAGTGCCATAAACCATTCTTCCTTGCagtcagttggttttttttcactaggACTCAAGCTGATGAGGCAGAGAAAACAGTCACCCAGTATATACAGAACTGCTGCCCACCAGAGTTAACCCCTTCTCTGACTTGTGCATAAGAAAAGCCACGTAATGTATCTATCTCAGAGGTACAAACCAGAAACACCCCAGTCACCTCAGCACTGCCCAGATCAGCTCCTGAGAGTTTTACGTTAAAATGACCTGGGCAGCTGGAAGCAGTAGTTTGCCAAGGCCACCATAGTATTCAAGTTTCATGGAGCTACACTTCTGTTCCAAACAAGCGCCATGATTGCTGAACCGTCACAGAGCCTGACGCAGGACATCACCTTTGCATTTTGTGAGCGAGGACATCTCTTGTGGCACAGGACACCCCTTTGGATAGGGATGTGTTGGACTGCTGAGAACGCTACTTGTGTCCAATCTGAAATCCCTAACATACCAGCTCCATCACCCGTAAGCCTGGCAAGACCTGGAAGTGACCGACACTAACATTTGTTAGCAAAAGATTCCAGAGCTGGAGGATGTGGTTtggggttggtggggtttttttcttgtgcctccccccctccttgtttttttttgtcagttgtaCCTTAGACATCTGAGCTGCTCACAGCACCTTCTCACCACTTAAGCCCCTGCCAAAAATAATAAGCTTGGTATCCCACTGATGGATTTGTGCAGCGCTGAGATCTGGTATCTGATAGCCTTCATAAGCCAGCTctggatgaaaaaaatgaaaagaagcaaaatttctTTGTCCACAATAGTACACTCGCCCATATTCAGTTTCCTAATGATTTGGCTGCACATTCCTGTGCACCAGACGATAGTCTTAGCCAAGCTCTCACACCCAGGGCATATTCAATTATTTTCTATGCAAACTAAAGCAACTTAAATCCCCGAAGAGTTTGTCTGAATACTCTCCTCTGCTTACGGGGAGGACTTCAGCAAGATAATCTCTATCAGAACACACCAGCAAACCTGTTCAAGAGTATTGAGACTGAGAGTTTAGAACCTAGTTGTGCAAGAGGGTGAACCTTCCTCAGCTGTGGTTCACGTCAGTGGGGATTTACAGCGCGGTACATGTTTTAAACCGGTGCTGGGTACAAAGCAGATCACCAGACTCTTCCACTGACAAAACGGCTCACTAGTCTGCATAAAAAACTGAGAAGCTTTgaacattttatgttttatttgaaCACCGATAATAGTTTTTACATTTAGAACCAGTGCAACAAGATATGTGTGTCTGAAAGAAAGGTGGGTTTCCTAGTGCAACACAGTACAGGCCTCTGCCTTTATTAATTAGTAAGTGACAATAAGAAAGAAACTGTAAAAGACAATTCAATTGATTATTTAATCTCAGAAGATACAAAATTATGGTTCAATACACCTTTTTAGCATAAACACATATTTATATACTTCTCTCAGAGATACAGTGCAAGACTAACTCAAATTTCTTGGGGCGCTCAGCACCCCTGAAAGAGATCAAATTTAGAGAAAAAGATCCCTTGAGTTAACAAACTGCTGAAACGGAAATAGATCAAAATATATCCTTGACAAaacatttgttttagttttttaaaaaagcttgcaAAATATCAGCAAATGTCAATAATCAAATTACAGGTAGAGATCTTTTGCAGAGAAGATAAATGCAATGTAAGACGTGTTCAAACTTGGCTTTCAAGTACGGAGAGCTTGCCTGTTTGTTCGGCGAGCATGACTGTCATCCTCTGGTTCTTAAGTTGCTAAATTCTCCTACAGCAGCATAAAAACAAGCCTCAAAATCatcaaaaggctgaaaaaaaaaaaaaaaaaaagaagaacaagaaacatAAATACACTTGTGCATGAACAAAACCAGTGCAAGTCATCATTACGAAACAACACATGGGTAACTACCTGACACTAGAGCCTCTATGCAAGCGAGCTTCCACAGTGCCTACACCTACAGCCTCAGCGTCTGCTGAAACACACAGTCCACCTAGGCCTGAAAAGCGACCCACAAGGGAAAAATAACTTGTTCCAGTTTAAGTCCTGATTCTGAAATTTTGCATCTTGACAATTTGCATCTGATTTTTTCCTCCCTAtaagtaactggagtaaaagagTTGATGGCGTTATACTAAATCTGGTAACAATGAAGCAACAGTTATTATTCCTTCAGAAGATGGCGATTCTGACCtacagctgaaaaatgttttgagttACAGactcacttggaaaaaaaagttttgtcttaGTCCAAAATTGAATTCCAAAAAAACAAGTACAGAAAATTATGTTTATCAGAATgccaaaataaacagcagcaataaAGCACTCAGAATGGTTAAAAACATCGTAATTTGCAGTAATACTGACCAAAGTTCTTAGGTCAGGTCAAAAACGTCCCAGTTTTCAAAGGTGCTgagcttatagaatcatagaatggtttgggttggaagggaccttaaagattgttgagttccaatccccctgccatggcagggacacctcccactagagcaggttgcacaaagtcccatccagcctggccttgaacacctccagggatggggcatccacaacttccctgggcaacccgggccagtgtctcaccaccctcaccccatGTTCCACTGATAATGACTTGAATCAGATGCCAAATGGCAACTATTTGAAAATCAGTGAAATCTTTACATTAAGATCCTCAAATATATGTTTACCTCAGGCATGCTACTAGTCCGGCTGGCATTAATTTCTTGGACCTCTTGAACCTCATTCCCATTATAATGgtcaaaagaaaagctgaaactgTAAAAGACAATTCAATATATTTATCTTCTGACTTCTCCCAGTGGACCATTCAGGAATATGGAGAGTTATCAAGTCATTGCTATCGTTTGGTATGAACTGCAATTTCATAAAACATTAGATCAGAGAGGCAGGACTccccacaggcagctgggctttATCACTCTTGCAGCCAAAGTAATGGCAGTTACAcaaatctctttccttttttatgaagCAGTTAAACCATCTGACTAATTCTCTTCAGACTCCACTGTCTACTCCTGTGGACAATCCTGTACTCACAGGTGTCACGAATTACTTTTAAACTCACTCCAGCATTATAAAACCAGCTCTGACAGTTACAAGCATCTTAGGAAACTCCACCAGCTATGCATGTGCCCTCATTAAAGATATCCTGCAAAAAAACCTCTTATGCTCCATTATCCATTGCTCTGATTTTCTGGTCCCATTGTCTTGATCCTCTCAGGAATGTCTGAAGAGTGGACTATTCCACAGTATGCGTCTTGCCAGAGCCCTGAGTACATTTACAATTAATTACAAGCTACTAAGCATGTTCACTCTGTAATGGTCTTTTTTCCAGTTAATAGCAGCTGGCTTTTCACATGTGCCATTGAGTTTTTAAGACGTTCAGAAGTTTTAGGAAGTTTTCAAAAGTGCTAGATATTCACTGTTTCACCTGAAATCAGTCAAAGAAATTCAATAA
Proteins encoded in this window:
- the LOC141468692 gene encoding glutathione S-transferase, coding for MAGKPKLHYTKGRGKMESIRWLLAAAGVEFEEEFIETKEDLEKLRNDGVLLFQQVPMVEIDGMKMVQTRAILSYIAAKYNLYGKDLKERAWIDMYVEGTTDLMGMIMYLPFQPADTKEKNLALIIERATTRYFPVYEKALKDHGHDYLVGNKLSWADIHLLEAILMTEECKPDILSAFPLLQAFKGRISNIPTIKKFLQPGSQRKPPTDEKFVAVVRKIFNI